One region of Alphaproteobacteria bacterium genomic DNA includes:
- the ubiA gene encoding 4-hydroxybenzoate octaprenyltransferase has translation MVISKIRPLIHLCRLDKPIGIWLLMIPCWWGVALVFQLMTAPFFGYLLLFFVGSICMRSAGCISNDIADRNYDRDVQRTALRPLAAETITVTTAIIVFIFFCLSGLLAFAALSQTAQIISLVAFVMLLFYPYAKRVTYWPQLVLGLAFNSGVIVAWGVDATPSLLFPVIVFYTIGILWTLAYDTIYAFQDVTDDIRIGIKSTAVLFKDSPKKLPALCYGGMILLLVTSGILFQYSASYFVIVSILACVSGYILGRWTPEDQESCLGTFKTNQILGWLIFLALLIR, from the coding sequence ATGGTTATATCTAAAATTCGTCCACTGATCCACCTTTGTCGATTGGATAAACCAATCGGGATTTGGCTTTTAATGATTCCGTGTTGGTGGGGGGTGGCCTTGGTGTTCCAACTGATGACAGCGCCATTCTTTGGGTATTTATTGTTATTCTTTGTTGGGTCCATTTGTATGCGGAGCGCCGGATGCATTTCCAATGATATTGCGGACCGAAACTATGATCGCGATGTACAGCGTACGGCATTGCGACCCTTGGCTGCTGAAACAATTACTGTGACCACTGCTATAATCGTGTTCATTTTTTTCTGCCTGAGTGGATTGTTGGCCTTTGCGGCCCTGTCACAAACGGCCCAGATAATATCCTTGGTTGCGTTTGTGATGCTGCTTTTTTATCCCTATGCAAAACGGGTGACATATTGGCCGCAGCTTGTATTGGGCCTTGCCTTTAATAGCGGCGTTATTGTTGCCTGGGGTGTTGACGCGACCCCGTCTTTGCTTTTTCCGGTTATTGTTTTTTATACAATTGGGATTTTATGGACGTTGGCCTACGATACCATTTACGCTTTTCAGGATGTGACGGATGATATCAGGATTGGCATCAAATCAACGGCCGTATTGTTCAAGGATTCCCCCAAAAAGCTTCCTGCATTATGTTATGGCGGGATGATTTTGTTACTGGTGACAAGCGGAATTTTGTTCCAGTATTCAGCCAGCTATTTTGTGATTGTCAGTATCCTTGCCTGTGTTTCCGGCTATATCTTAGGGCGATGGACCCCAGAAGACCAGGAAAGCTGCCTAGGAACTTTCAAAACCAATCAGATACTTGGTTGGTTGATTTTTCTAGCCCTTTTGATAAGGTGA
- the dksA gene encoding RNA polymerase-binding protein DksA, whose amino-acid sequence MALNLQDRQDVLNHEEQFMSSTQLDYFRSKLLSWRDQLLREFGETVNQMQDASNNEADVIDLACNEMNRAIELRTRDRERKLINKINEALRRIDDGTYGYCEETGEPIGLKRLDARPIATLSIEAQERHEKRERVYCEEAQR is encoded by the coding sequence ATGGCGCTGAATTTGCAAGATAGACAGGATGTTCTCAATCATGAAGAACAATTTATGAGCTCAACTCAACTCGACTATTTCCGATCAAAACTTCTTAGCTGGCGCGATCAGCTTTTGCGAGAATTTGGTGAAACAGTAAACCAGATGCAAGACGCAAGCAATAACGAAGCTGACGTTATCGATCTTGCCTGCAATGAAATGAATCGCGCTATAGAACTTAGGACTCGCGATAGAGAACGCAAATTAATCAATAAGATCAACGAAGCCCTTCGCCGAATTGACGATGGAACGTACGGATATTGCGAAGAAACAGGCGAGCCTATTGGTTTAAAAAGACTTGACGCACGACCGATAGCCACCCTAAGCATCGAAGCCCAGGAACGTCACGAAAAACGTGAACGCGTTTATTGCGAAGAAGCACAACGCTAA
- a CDS encoding DUF882 domain-containing protein: MQTNKTNPNLVRRCFLGMIGASFLPLIKSASAVPFLSKTLRSDRALSFYNTHTGESLKRCVFWANGRFDPQALRSINRLFRDHRNNKSIPIDPNLILFLHNLSKTMGTDKPFHLISGYRSPETNALLRLRTHGVASKSQHTIGRAADIFVEGRSLKQIQKAALSLMAGGVGRYDSFVHVDTGKIRSW; the protein is encoded by the coding sequence TTGCAGACAAATAAAACGAATCCAAATCTTGTTCGGCGTTGTTTCCTGGGGATGATTGGCGCATCGTTTTTGCCACTCATTAAGTCAGCATCGGCCGTGCCTTTTCTAAGCAAGACGTTGCGATCTGATCGGGCGCTTAGTTTTTATAATACGCATACCGGTGAATCGTTAAAACGATGTGTGTTTTGGGCAAATGGACGTTTCGATCCACAGGCATTGCGATCGATCAATCGATTGTTTCGTGATCACCGCAATAATAAATCTATTCCAATAGATCCTAATCTTATCTTGTTCCTCCACAATTTATCAAAAACTATGGGAACAGATAAACCCTTTCATTTGATTTCTGGCTATAGAAGTCCCGAAACAAATGCTTTATTGAGGCTGAGAACGCACGGGGTTGCCAGCAAAAGTCAGCACACGATCGGCAGGGCGGCTGATATTTTCGTAGAAGGCAGAAGCCTGAAGCAAATTCAAAAGGCAGCCCTTTCGTTGATGGCTGGTGGCGTTGGTCGCTATGACAGTTTTGTCCACGTGGACACAGGAAAAATACGTAGCTGGTAA